The following proteins come from a genomic window of Shinella zoogloeoides:
- a CDS encoding FadR/GntR family transcriptional regulator, producing the protein MTATRTARALTQDGDPIAERGKRSVREALLRQIVQNIVTGDMVEGSTLPNEAELTETFGVSRTSLREAMQYMSALGMVRSRTRAGTIVLPRENWNYLDPLVLDVMLTVGADENFYTSLIDARQLLEPAAAAQAAANASARQLSQIAKAFEDMVEANSRDNEEWSRADLEFHTAIINASGNWVYRQFATAIRAALLASFRLTNRASQSHEQAILKHQDVLEAIRMRRPDAARYAMEQLIGVARSEITDALRKARKPDMET; encoded by the coding sequence GTGACGGCGACTCGAACGGCACGCGCATTGACGCAGGACGGAGACCCCATCGCCGAGCGCGGCAAGCGCAGCGTGCGCGAGGCGCTGCTGCGGCAGATCGTGCAAAACATCGTCACCGGCGACATGGTGGAAGGATCCACCCTGCCGAACGAGGCTGAGCTGACCGAAACGTTCGGCGTGAGCCGGACGAGCCTGCGCGAAGCAATGCAGTATATGTCGGCGCTCGGCATGGTGCGCTCGCGCACGCGGGCGGGCACCATCGTGCTTCCCCGGGAGAACTGGAACTATCTCGATCCGCTGGTGTTGGACGTGATGCTGACGGTCGGCGCCGACGAGAATTTCTACACATCCCTGATCGATGCCCGCCAGTTGCTGGAGCCGGCCGCGGCTGCGCAGGCGGCAGCCAATGCCAGCGCACGCCAGCTTTCCCAGATCGCGAAAGCCTTCGAGGACATGGTGGAAGCCAATTCGCGCGACAACGAGGAATGGAGCCGCGCCGACCTGGAGTTCCACACCGCGATCATCAACGCGAGCGGTAACTGGGTCTACCGGCAATTCGCCACCGCCATCAGGGCGGCGCTGCTCGCGAGCTTCCGCCTCACCAATCGGGCGAGCCAATCCCACGAACAGGCGATCCTCAAGCACCAGGACGTCCTGGAAGCCATCCGCATGCGCCGCCCCGATGCCGCGCGCTATGCGATGGAGCAATTGATCGGCGTTGCCAGAAGCGAAATCACGGACGCCCTTCGAAAAGCGCGCAAGCCGGATATGGAGACGTGA
- a CDS encoding type II toxin-antitoxin system TacA family antitoxin, which translates to MPISQSRKNPDASVPLNIRIKPATRNLIDRAAELLGKTRTDFMLEASERRAEEVLLDRTIFTVSPDVYAEYLARLDAPAQPNERLKRMMTTKAPWDEA; encoded by the coding sequence ATGCCGATATCGCAATCCCGGAAAAATCCCGACGCCAGCGTGCCGTTGAATATTCGCATCAAGCCGGCAACCCGTAACCTGATCGATCGCGCCGCCGAACTGCTTGGCAAGACGCGCACGGACTTCATGCTGGAAGCTTCAGAGCGCCGCGCCGAAGAGGTATTGCTGGATAGGACGATTTTCACGGTCAGTCCCGACGTCTATGCCGAATATCTCGCCCGGCTCGATGCGCCCGCGCAGCCTAACGAGCGATTGAAGCGCATGATGACGACAAAAGCGCCATGGGACGAGGCGTGA
- a CDS encoding GNAT family N-acetyltransferase: MSLSAPAPLADDHDLAAFNSGVHELDDWLRRRARANQASGASRTFVVCGAGRVVAYYALASGAVKHPAAPGRLRRNMPDPIPITVLGRLAIDRDYQGRGIGRALVRDASLRLLNAAEILGIRGVLVHAISQDARAFYEAVGFLPSPSDPMMLMVGLRDLSHALNA, translated from the coding sequence GTGAGCCTCAGCGCTCCAGCGCCGCTGGCCGACGACCATGATTTGGCGGCATTCAATTCCGGCGTTCATGAACTGGACGATTGGTTGCGCCGCCGCGCCCGCGCAAACCAGGCGAGTGGCGCCTCGCGCACATTCGTGGTGTGCGGGGCAGGGCGCGTCGTCGCCTATTATGCGCTTGCCTCCGGCGCGGTGAAGCATCCGGCAGCGCCCGGCCGTCTCCGGCGCAACATGCCCGATCCGATTCCGATTACCGTCCTCGGCCGGCTCGCCATTGACAGGGACTATCAGGGGCGCGGCATCGGCAGGGCATTGGTGCGGGATGCAAGCCTGCGCCTGCTCAATGCTGCAGAAATCCTCGGAATTCGCGGTGTGCTGGTCCATGCGATTTCGCAGGATGCGCGCGCCTTCTACGAGGCGGTCGGCTTCCTGCCGTCACCGTCCGATCCGATGATGCTGATGGTTGGGCTGCGCGACCTGAGCCACGCACTGAATGCCTGA
- a CDS encoding TonB-dependent receptor plug domain-containing protein: MKNYLAGACLLAIALSQPGFAQDRAASNAPTELEPVVIADGLTSVELKKSGRAVTVITGEEMEKNQIHYVADALRLVPGFAISRTGSAGGLTQARVRGAEGNHVLVVIDGVEVNDNGQGEFDFGSLIAEDIERIEILRGPQSTFWGANAMSGVINIVTRKGERNSARSTARTEFGTDGTVLGALSTRGGGENYDYSLSGILRRSEGFNISEIGKEDDGDRNGTLNGRFTVDISPDTTVDGTLRYVNRRSDLDPQDYDTAMTYDADDYSKSREFFGSVGLTNTALDGALTQKARFSGNDIYRFNHSGAFGDSWSDGNRYNATYQASYRYDDLENQVHQLTAGYEWQRETFSPSHLTETFSRNAHSLIGEYRGEFFDQFYLNAGARQDWNDAFSNAATWTVSAAWQIPNAETRLHASVGTAVTNPTFYEQFGYIPGTFRGNANLKPEESLGWDIGVEKSFFDGGLIVDVTYFNQNLENEIATVYNPDFTSSPVNRDGESRRQGVEISATVDFFNGLTMTGAYTYTDATEQSVAGGPRLPEVRRPRHAGSLNAAYVFYEGRARVFAEAVLNGKMEDVVFATFVPPRVTLGGYTVVNVGGSFKVNDTVEVFGRIDNLFDRDYQEVYGFNTPGLTAFAGLKATF; the protein is encoded by the coding sequence ATGAAGAACTATCTGGCGGGGGCTTGCCTGCTCGCGATCGCGTTGTCCCAACCCGGCTTCGCGCAGGATCGCGCGGCGAGCAATGCACCGACCGAACTCGAGCCGGTCGTCATCGCAGACGGCCTGACATCCGTGGAATTGAAGAAATCCGGTCGTGCCGTCACCGTCATCACCGGCGAGGAGATGGAAAAGAACCAGATCCACTACGTGGCGGATGCCTTGAGGCTCGTGCCCGGCTTCGCCATCTCCCGCACCGGCTCAGCCGGCGGCCTCACCCAGGCGCGCGTGCGCGGCGCGGAAGGCAACCATGTCCTGGTGGTGATCGACGGCGTCGAGGTCAACGACAACGGCCAGGGCGAATTCGACTTCGGCAGCCTGATTGCCGAGGATATCGAGCGGATCGAGATCCTGCGTGGCCCGCAAAGCACGTTCTGGGGCGCCAACGCCATGTCCGGCGTCATCAACATCGTTACCAGGAAGGGCGAGCGCAATTCGGCCCGATCGACGGCCCGCACCGAGTTCGGTACGGACGGCACGGTCCTCGGCGCGCTCTCCACCCGCGGCGGCGGCGAGAACTACGATTATTCGCTCTCAGGCATCCTCCGCCGGTCCGAAGGCTTCAATATTTCCGAGATTGGCAAGGAGGACGACGGCGACCGCAACGGCACGCTGAATGGCAGGTTCACCGTGGATATTTCGCCCGACACGACCGTGGACGGCACGTTGCGCTACGTCAACCGCCGCAGCGACCTCGATCCGCAGGACTACGACACCGCGATGACCTACGACGCGGACGATTATTCGAAAAGCCGCGAGTTCTTCGGCTCGGTCGGCCTCACCAACACCGCGCTCGACGGCGCACTGACCCAGAAGGCACGCTTTTCCGGCAACGACATCTACCGTTTCAACCACTCCGGCGCATTCGGCGATAGCTGGAGCGACGGCAATCGCTACAACGCGACCTACCAGGCCTCCTATCGATACGACGACCTGGAAAATCAGGTCCACCAACTGACGGCCGGCTACGAATGGCAGCGCGAGACCTTCTCGCCTTCCCATCTGACCGAGACCTTCAGCCGCAACGCCCATTCGCTGATCGGCGAATATCGCGGGGAGTTCTTCGACCAGTTCTACCTGAATGCGGGTGCGCGGCAGGACTGGAATGACGCTTTCTCGAATGCCGCGACCTGGACGGTCAGCGCCGCCTGGCAGATCCCGAATGCCGAAACGCGGCTGCATGCCTCGGTCGGCACCGCCGTGACCAATCCCACCTTCTACGAACAGTTCGGCTATATTCCCGGCACGTTCCGGGGCAATGCGAACCTGAAACCGGAGGAAAGCCTCGGCTGGGATATCGGCGTGGAAAAGAGCTTTTTCGACGGCGGCCTCATCGTCGACGTCACCTACTTCAACCAGAACCTCGAAAACGAGATCGCCACAGTCTACAATCCCGACTTCACGTCGTCGCCGGTCAACCGAGACGGCGAAAGTCGTCGGCAGGGCGTCGAGATTTCCGCGACCGTGGACTTCTTCAACGGCCTCACCATGACGGGCGCCTACACCTATACCGATGCGACGGAGCAGAGCGTGGCGGGTGGGCCGCGCCTGCCGGAGGTCCGTCGGCCGCGTCACGCCGGCTCGCTCAACGCCGCCTATGTGTTTTACGAGGGCCGAGCCCGCGTCTTTGCCGAGGCTGTCCTCAACGGCAAGATGGAGGACGTGGTCTTCGCCACCTTCGTCC